DNA from Chitinophaga pendula:
GCACGGGGCGCATTGAAGCTGATCCTGCCGGCTATAATAGGTGCATATTGATAACTACCACCCGCATCCCGCGTGATCTTACTGCCACGCAGGTCTTTGTTTAAGACACTGGCCGCCGTCTTCCACCGCCGCAGATCCCAGTAACGGTGCTCTTCAAAACACAACTCCACCCGCCGCTCATTACGTATCATCGCCCTGAACTCCTCCTGGCTGATATTGCCAGGTACCGCCGGTAATCCACCTCTGGCCCTGATCTGCGTAACCGCATCCCGGGCTGCCGATGTAGGCCCGTCCGCTTCATTCGTCGCCTCCGCAAAATTCAACAGGATCTCCGCATACCTGATCAACGGAAAATTATGAGACTGGGAACCTACAGAAGCGGCTTCCTCTGCCTTATAACAGAACTTCTTTAGATAATAACCGGTCTTCGTCTGTACCAAGTTGCCGCCTGGCTTATCCAGGCCGCCCTCAAATGTTTCCACATTTCTCTTGAACCAGCGTGCACCGTTGTATAGGAACACCATGGCAAATCGGTTGTCACGGTTACTGGCAGGATTGTTAGGGTTATAACCGGAGGTAGGATCTGTAATAGGTTTGTTGTTTTTCATCAGGAACGCTTCCGCGAGATCCTGCGTAGGACTGGTATACCCACGGAATCCATAGAGCGTAAACCCAACTGGGCCGTTATTGGTCTCCACATCCGTACTGTTACCACGCATATATGCCAGGATGATCTCCTTATGACGCCGCGTCACGAAAATATTCACATAGTTGGCACTGGACTCCAATCCGTAAATGCCCGTTTTAATAACAGCATCCGCCGCTTGTGCCGCCTTCCTCCATCGCTCTGCATCATAAGTGGCATAACCGGCTATCTGCCGCTCCGCAGCATTACTGCCAATATTACCGCCGTTAAAAAGCGCACTGGCAGCATACAAGAGTACCCTGGACTTAAGCGCCAGTACCACCGCCTGACTACTGCGTCCCCATTCCGCATCCGGTACCGGGTCCGGTCGGGATGCTGCCCGGATATCATCCAGCTCACTAACGATGTAATTGATACATTCCTCAAATGAATTACGTTTGTAAGAAAGGTCATCCGCCAGCGTAGGTACCTTATCGCCCATCAAAGGCACGCCCCCATAACGTTTCACCAACTCAAAGTAAAAATAGGCACGAAGAAAACGAGCCTCCATCTTCCAGTAAGTAAGCACGTCCTTCGGCTTGGGCACACGGTCTATCTTCGATAAAAAGATGTTTACCTTACGGATACCTCCGTAATGACGACTCCACACATCCTCCGGGTTCATAAATGGATCTACACGCCCGAATATCAGGTGCTCAATAGTGCTGCCGTTCTGGGAAGGCACCGCATCATCCGTAGCAGCATCCAGCATAGAGTTGCTGATACGGTTAAAACCAGTGGGGAGATTGGCATAGATATCTGTCAGGAATTGCTCCGCATAGTTGCCGTTCTGGTCGATAGGATCAAAGATGTAATCCTCATCCAGGTTCTCCAGCGGCCCTTCTTCTACGTCCTTCTTGCAACTGGCCCAGAAAAGCACGGAAAGCAATGGCAATAATATGATCAGTCTTTTCATAGGGATTAGAATTTAATGTTTAAACCTGCCATAAATGCTTGCTGTATAGGATAATTGCCATATAGGTTCTCCGGGTCAACTTCCTTGATAGCACTGTGCGTGAACAGGTTCGTTCCGTTTACGAATACACGAAGCGACGATATACGCACCCGCCGGATTAGGTTACTGCTAAGCGTATATCCCAATTCCGCATTCTTCAACCGCCAGTAACTGGTCTTACGCATCCAGTAGTCCGATACCCGGTCATTATTAAAATTGCTACCTACTGAAAGCCGGGGATAGCTAGCCGTAGCAGCCGTCTCCGGTGTCCATCTGTCCAGGTGGTTCACCCACGCATTTCCCCTGCCTTCATTATCAAATTCTTTAAGCTGGAATAAAGAATACCGGTTACCGGTTCCTTGCACGAGTATATTACAGTCAAAACCCTTCCAGGAAAAACCAGCGTTAATGCCAAAGAAAATCTGCGCTTTGTCAGGACTGATATTCGTTTGATCAAAGGCATTGATCCGGCCATCCCCATTCAGGTCTTTATACTTGATATCCCCGGGTACAGGATCATAACCGTCCGGCCTGGCACTTCGCGCAATCTCCTCCCTACTCTGGAACAACCCGTCAGATACATACCCGGTTAAAAAAGTATGACTACCCGTTCTCACTAGCCAGGGATAAGGCTTCGATGGCTCATCCTCATATACCAGCCGCTGTTGTATAAAATTGAGATTGCCGCCTATATAGTAGTGGAATTGCGCATGATGATGCTGATAAAAGAGAGAGAATTCCGTACCGTAGATATCTGATTTACCCAGGTTTTCCGTCGGATAAGTAGTGCCCAGAAGTGCCGTAGCATTACCCCGGGTGATCAGCTGATCGTAATACCTGTTCTTATAATACTCCGCCGTAAAGGACAACCTCCCCGAAAGCAGCCGCAAATCCATCCCCAGGTTGAACTTACGGGCCTTCTCCCAGGTAACATAGGGGTTGGCGAGCCGGCCCTCCCGCACACCACTGACACCAGTCGCACTGGCGCCAAAATTATAACCGGTGCCGCCTTCATAATATTGATTGTACACAAAATAGCCTTCGCCCGTACCCGAAAAACGATTACCGTTAAACGCATTACCCACCCAGCCATAACTGCTGCGGAGTTTAAGCTCATCCAGCCAGGAGGCCTGTAGAAACGATTCCCTCGCCAGATTCCAGCCAATACCAAACGCGGGGAACCATCCAAAACGTTTTTGCTTCGGATAGCGGTTGGTGCCATTGTATCCCATAGCCAATTCAAACAGGTATTTCTCTCGATAGTTATACGCCACTCTGCCGGCGGTACCCAGAAAGTACTGCGGCAGCTGATTTCCTAAGATGCGGTTATCATTATTCACCGTATACACTACTTGTAAAGCGTGCGGCCCGAACTGCCGGTTATACCCCAGCTGTACATCTGAATAAAGAAAACGTTCCGTAGCGGTAGACGCCGTGGCATTGGTCATATCGCCGTCATTACCATACTTCAGATAGGTCGTATCCCCCGCCGGATTTACACGTAGGGAATACACCGCATTGGTCTTGGTACGCACGATCGCCTCCGTAAAATTTGTATAGAAGGAGAAACTGCCCTTCACCCACAAGCCCTTCACCAGATCACTCAGATCCCCCTTGATAGTAAGATCCGCATTCAGATCACGGGAGTAGAGATTGTAATAACCAGCCATTACCGCACGGCCGTAGATGTTAGTAGGGTAGAAGTTGTTACCACCGAGTGAACCGTCAGGATTCCTGATGGGATAAGCATTATTCGGCGTATTGAAGATAGCGGTCATGATGTCATCCGAAAAACCGCCTGGCTCATTGTTGTTCTGTATGCGCCCCATCACGTTAAGAGAGGCCGAAATACTGCGATTGATTCTTACATCTACATTCGAACGGAAAATGTAACGTTTCATATCCGCATTCGTATTATACTTATTCATGGACGTAGTCTTGAAAAGACCGGTCTGGTTCGTATAATCCAGATTCACAAAATACCGGGCATTCTCTCGCCCGCCTGAAATAGCCAGGTCATAACGTTGAAAAGGAGCACTGTTCTTCAACACTTCCTTCCGCCAGTCTACATCAGGATGTCCGTACGGATCACTGCCATTCCGGTAAGCATCCAGGTCAGCTGCCGTATAAGCTGCTGGTTTGCCGTCATTGGCAAGTGCCTCGTTATACAATCGCGCATAATCGTAAGCACCAAGCCCGCGGATCATCTTGGTCGACTTTGTAAGACCGGCCGTCGCCGTAAATGACAGCCGCTGTGGCCCTTCTTCACCCTTTCGCGTAGTGATCAGCAAAATGCCGTTGGCCGCCCGCATGCCGTACATCGCAGTGGCCAGCGCATCCTTCAGTAACGTAACCGATGCGATCTGCTCCGGGTTGATACCCACCATATTCCTGGAAGGACTACCGTCTATCATGATCATAGGTGCCTTCCCTCGCAGTATCGCAGAATAAGCTTCATAAGCAGGCTGCCCGTTGGCTTGCGTCACCTGTAGTCCCGGTAACCGCCCCGCCAGCATGCCGTACAGGTTATTCGTATACGTCTTACTGAGCGCTGGCGTTTCAATGGCCGACAACGAAGCCAGCGATACCCGCCTCGCCTGCTGACCATATAACACCTGGTAAAAGGAATCCTGACGGAACAACGCCGCAGAATCATCGGCATTCACCGCTAACCGGGACAATGGTGGCTTGCGTACCTCCGTTACCTTCCCCCGGATAACCGTATCCGCATACAAATGATCAACATAAAAAAAAGAAGAAGAAAGAAGAGGACTCCGCGAAACCGCTCGCGAAGTAAGAACACCTGGCCCCATCCCCAGTATGCCCACGCTCGGCAATAGGAACAGCAACTTTGCGTAACATTTTTTCATCAATGTCAGTTTTTCGTGTGGTAATAGTATAACGTGGCGGACAGCAAACTCCCGCTTGCCACCATTCATAGTCGGCAATGTCAATAACAATCCCGTACCGAAACATAGCCTCGGCTACCGGTCATTGCATAGGGCAGCAATTACTGTTATTACAAGTATTAACTCCTTGTTGGCAGATTAAAACGGATGCCGCATAGGGGAGAACTTTTCATAACTAGGTAAGAAGTACAGCCTTCGCGATATATCAGTTCCTGATAGATACCCTGATCTTGGTTGATAGGAATGCTCCTGTTTTTAAATAATGTCGTCGCTGGTTACTTCGATCAAATATTAGATTGATAAAATACGTGGATAATACAAAATAAAAACGCCTGGCCAATCAATTCCAATGCCTGTCTCTGGTACTACATACTTATTTATTGAACGATAGAAAATACCATCGTCTGCTGGTAACGTGCAAACGATTGCAATCTGAATGTTAAATAAGGGATAAATTCTCGTATTTGCAAATTTATTTTAATAGCAGGCATACAGCAAACAACGATAAACAGGCCGTTTCAATAGAACGGCCCGCTTATAATAGTATCGAAAAATAGTGTTATCTCAAGGCAGCAGGAAAAAAATTATTACTCCCCATTTTCTACCTCGTATTTCAGGATCTTATAATCCACATAAAAAGTACCAAATGGAATAATACAGGCAAGCAATACCTTCCACGTCGTCTCCGTAAACTTCCATCGCTGTACCACCCCGACACTAATAGCTCCGTATATAAATAACAGGAACAATATACCGTGTACCGGCCCCAATGCCTTCACCATAGCAGCATCATGCCAGATATATTTCATCGGCACTGCAACAAATAACAGTAACAACAAAGACATGCCTTCCAGGAAGGCTATAATACGTAAACGCCCCACCTGGGTCTTAACTAAAGAAAACATAAATCCGTCTGTTTAATAGATGAAGTAATTAGAATAATCGCACGAAAGGCCGTTGCGATAGGGGAGAGAATGGCCACGGTATCGCCAGCAGTATGACCACTAGCGCCAGTACATACCAGATAATAATGGTCCTGAACTTTTCCTTATCTACTTTAATACGTTTCGCTTTGGCAGATCCTATCGTTAGCAACACAATACCCAGCAACATCATCGCAATGTGTATATAACGGAAGAAAAAACCGTCATTGATACCACTCTCCATATGCCGCGCTACGATCGATCGTACAATCGGACTGATCACATACAATCCCATCCCCAATACCAACTGTATATGCGCAACCGTGGCCGTCCAGTGACGAACAGCATTGTCCGACGCCGTAAACGAACGCTCACCTATATATCCCCTGAAAGCGCGGATAATACTGTACAACAGAAAAAAAAGCACCAGCCACCGCACAATGCTGTGCAGCGTAAGTAATAACAAATACATAGTATATTAGATTATAAAAGATACCAATTGGTATGTTTTAGGTGAAAAAAATTATGCCAGCGTTTGCAGGTAATTTTTTAACTCCTTCAGATAAGTAGTATAACAGGCCCGCCCAAATACCTTACCCAGGTTACGAATACCCCCATAACCGGCAATGACAAAATGAGCCACTTGTTTGGAATCAACACCAGCACGCACCACTCCACGCACCTTGCCCTGCTCCACACTGGCTTGTATCGCCTTCTGCCACTCCAGTGATAGCTTACTTAACGCCTTGTTAAATTCCGCATTCAAAGGCGACATCTCCTCGATCAGATTGATCGCCGGACATCCAAATGCCACATCAAAATGCTGCTCGTCCTTCAGCAACGTCTCCATCATCTTATAAAGGTCAGTAATAGGAGCAGCCGATTGTATCAACGGCTTGATCATCACCTCGCGCATACCGGGATACATCACGTCGTTGATCATCGCCAATCCCATATCATCCTTCGAAGAAAAATGATAGTAAAAAGCGCCCTTCGTCACCTTCGTGTTCGCAATGATATCGTCTACACTCGTAGACTGATACCCATTACGGTACACCAACTCCAATGCTTTAGATAAGATGGTTAAACGCGTCTGATCCGCTTTAGACATAAAAAATACTATTTGGTATGTTTTGCAAAAGTAAATATTTATCAATCGCCTGGAACATATACCGCAAATATTTCTATTTCATGACAATACCTGCTGACATACGATCACATGAAGAAATAATTAATAAACCCCTGCCTCTTGTTAGTACTTCGGAAATACAATAAATTACTGCTCCTAAAACAAATACTATGGCTGCAGTAAACCCCTACCTCACTTTTAAAGACAATTGCGAAGAAGCATTCAACTTCTACAAATCCGTATTCGGAACAGAATTTATCACCTTCGCAAAATTCAAAGACATGCCTCCCACAGATGGTACACCTCCGCCAGGAGATGGCGTAATGCATGTCGCCTTACCAGTAGGCGAAGGCACCGTTATCATGGGGAGTGATGCCCCCGGAGGTTATGGCAATGCCCTGATCGTAGGCAACAACTTCTCTATCTCTATCAACACAGAGAGTAGGGAAGAAGCCACCCGTATCTTCGAAGGCCTCTCTGCCGGTGGACAGGTAACCATGCCGCTTGATGAGACTTTCTGGGGCGCCTTCTTCGGTATGTTCACCGACAAATTTGGTATCCAATGGATGGTAAACCACGATATCAATAAACAGTAACAAAAAGAATAAGGATAAAAAAAGGCGGTCCGCACAGACCGCCTTTTTTATCCTTATATCGCCTTATTTCGCCATCGGCCACTACGCAAGTACCAGATACACATCAATAATATTATAGCCCAGTAAACAAAGTCCGACAACCAGGCAATATATAGCGGACTATGCATACGCTCTACCACAACAGTACAATACAACAGGTAACCCAACACCGCTGCAAACTCTATCAACAGGTTCACTTTAGTATTACCTGTTCCCGTCACCCCGTTAAATACAATGGCAGATACCGCCATCAGCAAGGTACTGAGTGTTACCACCCGCATAGAAGGCACCGCTTCCTGTATCAGCGTGGCATCATTGGTATAAATATGTAAGATCCCTTCCGGAAACAGGTTCAGCAACAAACAAACCACCACGCCGCAACCGGCACTGATCAACACCACCTTCCGGATCGCCATAAACACCTGGTCCTCCTTACCCTGCCCGATAATATTACTCACCAGCGTATTACACGCCGCCGCACATGCCCAGACAAAAATACCGAAGAACCCAAACACACTCCGTAGCATGTTGGAAATAGCCAGCGGCCGGTTACCCAGGTGCTCAATGAAAATGAAAAACACAAACCAGCTGCCAATGCTGAAAAGGAACTGTACGATCAATGGCGCCGATACCGATAGTATATGT
Protein-coding regions in this window:
- a CDS encoding VOC family protein, whose product is MAAVNPYLTFKDNCEEAFNFYKSVFGTEFITFAKFKDMPPTDGTPPPGDGVMHVALPVGEGTVIMGSDAPGGYGNALIVGNNFSISINTESREEATRIFEGLSAGGQVTMPLDETFWGAFFGMFTDKFGIQWMVNHDINKQ
- a CDS encoding TetR/AcrR family transcriptional regulator, with protein sequence MSKADQTRLTILSKALELVYRNGYQSTSVDDIIANTKVTKGAFYYHFSSKDDMGLAMINDVMYPGMREVMIKPLIQSAAPITDLYKMMETLLKDEQHFDVAFGCPAINLIEEMSPLNAEFNKALSKLSLEWQKAIQASVEQGKVRGVVRAGVDSKQVAHFVIAGYGGIRNLGKVFGRACYTTYLKELKNYLQTLA
- a CDS encoding DUF3817 domain-containing protein produces the protein MFSLVKTQVGRLRIIAFLEGMSLLLLLFVAVPMKYIWHDAAMVKALGPVHGILFLLFIYGAISVGVVQRWKFTETTWKVLLACIIPFGTFYVDYKILKYEVENGE
- a CDS encoding RagB/SusD family nutrient uptake outer membrane protein; protein product: MKRLIILLPLLSVLFWASCKKDVEEGPLENLDEDYIFDPIDQNGNYAEQFLTDIYANLPTGFNRISNSMLDAATDDAVPSQNGSTIEHLIFGRVDPFMNPEDVWSRHYGGIRKVNIFLSKIDRVPKPKDVLTYWKMEARFLRAYFYFELVKRYGGVPLMGDKVPTLADDLSYKRNSFEECINYIVSELDDIRAASRPDPVPDAEWGRSSQAVVLALKSRVLLYAASALFNGGNIGSNAAERQIAGYATYDAERWRKAAQAADAVIKTGIYGLESSANYVNIFVTRRHKEIILAYMRGNSTDVETNNGPVGFTLYGFRGYTSPTQDLAEAFLMKNNKPITDPTSGYNPNNPASNRDNRFAMVFLYNGARWFKRNVETFEGGLDKPGGNLVQTKTGYYLKKFCYKAEEAASVGSQSHNFPLIRYAEILLNFAEATNEADGPTSAARDAVTQIRARGGLPAVPGNISQEEFRAMIRNERRVELCFEEHRYWDLRRWKTAASVLNKDLRGSKITRDAGGSYQYAPIIAGRISFNAPRAYLYPIPQNELYRNRNLFQNPGW
- a CDS encoding SusC/RagA family TonB-linked outer membrane protein, producing MKKCYAKLLFLLPSVGILGMGPGVLTSRAVSRSPLLSSSFFYVDHLYADTVIRGKVTEVRKPPLSRLAVNADDSAALFRQDSFYQVLYGQQARRVSLASLSAIETPALSKTYTNNLYGMLAGRLPGLQVTQANGQPAYEAYSAILRGKAPMIMIDGSPSRNMVGINPEQIASVTLLKDALATAMYGMRAANGILLITTRKGEEGPQRLSFTATAGLTKSTKMIRGLGAYDYARLYNEALANDGKPAAYTAADLDAYRNGSDPYGHPDVDWRKEVLKNSAPFQRYDLAISGGRENARYFVNLDYTNQTGLFKTTSMNKYNTNADMKRYIFRSNVDVRINRSISASLNVMGRIQNNNEPGGFSDDIMTAIFNTPNNAYPIRNPDGSLGGNNFYPTNIYGRAVMAGYYNLYSRDLNADLTIKGDLSDLVKGLWVKGSFSFYTNFTEAIVRTKTNAVYSLRVNPAGDTTYLKYGNDGDMTNATASTATERFLYSDVQLGYNRQFGPHALQVVYTVNNDNRILGNQLPQYFLGTAGRVAYNYREKYLFELAMGYNGTNRYPKQKRFGWFPAFGIGWNLARESFLQASWLDELKLRSSYGWVGNAFNGNRFSGTGEGYFVYNQYYEGGTGYNFGASATGVSGVREGRLANPYVTWEKARKFNLGMDLRLLSGRLSFTAEYYKNRYYDQLITRGNATALLGTTYPTENLGKSDIYGTEFSLFYQHHHAQFHYYIGGNLNFIQQRLVYEDEPSKPYPWLVRTGSHTFLTGYVSDGLFQSREEIARSARPDGYDPVPGDIKYKDLNGDGRINAFDQTNISPDKAQIFFGINAGFSWKGFDCNILVQGTGNRYSLFQLKEFDNEGRGNAWVNHLDRWTPETAATASYPRLSVGSNFNNDRVSDYWMRKTSYWRLKNAELGYTLSSNLIRRVRISSLRVFVNGTNLFTHSAIKEVDPENLYGNYPIQQAFMAGLNIKF